TATGCCCTCACCTTTGATGGACACAATATAGACCTTGATTCTCCCGGATGTTGCTTCTTTGATATTGCCGTTAGGGTGCCCTACAGTGTAGAAGAATGCGTCCAGTCTTTCATCCTGTAACAACCCGGGCGCCTCCACGGCTTTGACGTGCTCCGCGGACAGGTCTTCTTCAGAAAGACCTGCTGCCCTCACCACGTCCCTTGAGTTCTGGAGCTGTCCAGACCCGGGATTCCCCAGATTCACCCTTTTCCCCTTCAGGTCCTCAATGCCATCTATGTTGCTCTTCACTGATGCGACCAAGGTGATCGATTCGGGGTGAATTGAGAAAACAGACCGCAGACCTGTCTGTTTCCCCGCGCCAGCCCACTCAACCAGCCCATTGTGTGCCTGATACTGTCTGTCTGATTGAGCAACACCGAAGTCCAGGTCCCCTGTTAATACTGCATTAATGTTAAACACAGAGCCGCTTGTTGACTCGACCGTCGCCTTGATGTTGTATTCTTCAAACTTCTTGTTGATCATCCTGCTTATGGCCCCACCTGTGGGATAGTAAACTCCTGTGACACCTCCTGTGCCTATTGTCACAAAGCTGGTCGTCTTTTCCTTGCATCCACCCAGAAGAATGCAGAGAACCACAGGGACAGCCAGAAGAAAACGTATTCTTCTCATTTGGATCCCTCCTTTACTATCAACAAAAACCACATTGCTCGACGTATGATACTCAAGAAATGTCTGAGAGCAGTGTCTCGACCTTTGGAATCTTTATGCCCGTTCTATGATGCAGAAGTGCGTACACTTGTTTTAAAGGACCAGCGCTCTCTTTCATGACCGTCTCTGCACCGGGCCGCATGCCCATCCTCTCAGCACCGTCGCTCAAAGAGACCGAGATACTGAACAACCTGCGTGCACATGCAGCGACCTCAAAAAAATCCAAATGTTCTATTCGGTGCCCTGCAATTCTCACGTACTCATTGAGAACACTCCTGGCCATTCTGCGATGTGCGTGTGTCCTGATTAACAGAAGAGTCCACGCAAGATCGAACCTGAAGTCCAGGACTTCCGCTGAAGTCCAATCAATGATAAATGGAGCACCATCATTTCTCAATAGGACGTTCCAGGGATGATAGTCCCAATGTATCAGGGAAGGCCGGCTCCACCGAACGCTCAGACTCCGTTCATTCAGCCAATCGAAGACGGGGTCGAACTCGTCTTTCCTGAATGAGTGGAAATAGTCCTGCCATTTCGAGAATTTCTTCTTCATGAACGCATCGGAATCTTCTGTTATATGAGATGATGGATCATCAATAAAGGGTTTCCAGTCGAGCTTGTGGAGATCAACAAACATCTTGCAGAAGAGACTCAGCAGCTCCCGCCTCTTCGTTCTGGGAGACTCAAAAAAGACATCGCCCATCAACCGCCCTTCTATTTTCTCCATGATGACGAACGGTTTGCCGAAAGGTATGTCATCCGATCCTAACAACAGGACCTCAGGCACAGGGAAAGTCGCCTCATGCAACCGTTTCATAACATTAAACTCTCTGGCAGACTTCTCATGTGCATCATCACCCGGATAAATCCTTAGAATCAAGTCCTGTGACTCCGGCTGTCCCCCCTTTTCATATTCCATTCTAAAGGAATATACATCATTCTCCCATCCGTCCCCGATTCTCGAGAGACTGACGATCCCCAAGTTCTCTCTGGACGGAAATTCCTTCTGGCAGAGAGTTAGCAGCTTTCCCTGAATCTCATTCTCAGATGTCAAATCGAGGATCCCACCTGTCAGGATTCAATGAGGGAAGACACAGATGAACACAGAACCCTTTTATCTCCTCGACCCTCGCCCTTGCCCTCTTGTATAGTTCATTTTCATCCATTCTCCACCTCTGCAATTTGAAGAGATTTGTCTCTACTAATCTTCATTCTTACCCTTGACTCGCACCACCTCAATCTTCACCATTGTAAGAAGTGCGGCCATTGCACCTACGGCAGCTAACACCGGAGCGAATAATGTCATCACGCTTCCAACCGCTACGCCAGCGGTAAGCGGTATCTCCAGAAGAACATTACCGCCCGGCTTTCTGATGATCAGGCGTCGGACATTTCCGGCCTTGATCAGTTCCTTGACACGATCCACAAGATCTTTGGCGTACACATCTATCACCTCAATCCAGGTGTGTTCCTCTTTTTTGCTCTCATCACTCATTTTTGCCTCCTCTCAATTCCAGCCGTACGAGGTCCCTCCGAACCTGAGAATAGGGCAAGGCCTTCCGTCATTCCTTATCCACCCATTCTTTCAGGACCATCCTGATCTTTTCTTCAATCTTGCTGGCTATTTCCTCCCATTCTTTTTCCTTTTCGTCTTTTTTGGCCTCGTCCAGCCATTTCCTAAGCCCACGACACACCTTCTCCTCAATCTCCTCACCAATTCTGTCCCAGTCGCGCTTCTTCCTTCTTCGCCTACTCCTAACATGACGGACTCCGCCACCCACCGAACAGGATAGTCCAATCAAAAAACCGAGATTGTAGGACCATCCCGTGTTGTTTATCTCGTATAAACCGACCTCATCGGTGAACAAGCTTACTACAAAAGCAATGACGATTATCAGCCCGTGCCAGACTCCTGCCCAGAACCCAGCCAGGTTGTCGGGATTGATTATCTGATCCCAGCGCTCATTACCAGGAGCACATCCCAGGACCATTAAAGCCACCGCAAGAACGAGCACTGCCCATCTTCTTTTCACAAACATGAATCCTCCCTTCTTCACAAACGACCTTCATCCCACTTCTTCAGGAACTTCTCAGCTTTCTTCCTCGTGCCAGGCCGAGGGTTCCTTAACTGCTTCTTCACAAACTTGAGTATCTTTTTCTTGTCTCTTGACTCATCAAAATACTCATCAAGCGCTAGTATCGCGTGACCCTTGATTATATTCTTGCACTCACGACCGTGATGTGTCTTGTCTATGCTTAGCAATCTATTCGTTATTCTTGATTGCAGTTTTGGTTTTGCTTTGGCGACAACTCCAGAGATCTTAACCACGTTTGCGGCAGTAACCATGCTTTCATCATCGACCAGTCCATAGAACTTATCGAATAACTTCTCAAACTTGCATTTTGAATCAACCCCCGTAAGGTTTGCTATGATGAAAGCGGCATCGGATTTCAGGAAGGTATTATCAGTATCCAGCATATCAGCAAAAAAATCCCAGCTACTATATAGAACTTCAGGGTTCGTTTCACTCAGAGTTCTTAATACCTTGGCACAACCATACTTGACCCTC
This genomic interval from candidate division TA06 bacterium contains the following:
- a CDS encoding TAXI family TRAP transporter solute-binding subunit, with the translated sequence MRRIRFLLAVPVVLCILLGGCKEKTTSFVTIGTGGVTGVYYPTGGAISRMINKKFEEYNIKATVESTSGSVFNINAVLTGDLDFGVAQSDRQYQAHNGLVEWAGAGKQTGLRSVFSIHPESITLVASVKSNIDGIEDLKGKRVNLGNPGSGQLQNSRDVVRAAGLSEEDLSAEHVKAVEAPGLLQDERLDAFFYTVGHPNGNIKEATSGRIKVYIVSIKGEGIDRLLETHSYYARSTIPRSFYPLAMNTDDIETIGVKATFVTSKNVDDDIVYAMTKEVFENLEDFKSLHPAYLVLTKENMLQGLSAPIHKGALRYYKEVGLDKHINPELITE
- a CDS encoding DUF4342 domain-containing protein — translated: MSDESKKEEHTWIEVIDVYAKDLVDRVKELIKAGNVRRLIIRKPGGNVLLEIPLTAGVAVGSVMTLFAPVLAAVGAMAALLTMVKIEVVRVKGKNED